The Methanoculleus marisnigri JR1 genome window below encodes:
- a CDS encoding ABC transporter permease, whose protein sequence is MSTLAVIARREIRLALRNRSALIAALIFAVWFPVMSALGIAASAGEDATAVAGGIAAITLPVGAFMGYLFCADAFLREKRDGSIETLLCTPVSLRRLWEGKAVGVAVPAYLMTLASAAVTIAVVYTLSSAPIAGEPLLILHLAVVVPVWIAAAAGLIGAAQLALGMRENQILGFVFIFGFIFLIVVLQGVTPGGGLSVTTEGIFAAAGLALLALARFIAGKVTKERIVRTIP, encoded by the coding sequence ATGAGCACGCTCGCCGTCATCGCCCGGCGCGAGATAAGGCTCGCCCTCCGGAACCGGAGTGCCCTCATCGCGGCGCTCATCTTCGCCGTATGGTTCCCGGTCATGTCGGCCCTCGGGATCGCTGCAAGCGCCGGTGAAGACGCTACGGCCGTTGCCGGCGGCATCGCCGCAATCACCCTCCCGGTCGGGGCATTTATGGGCTATCTCTTCTGCGCCGACGCCTTCCTCCGGGAGAAGCGGGACGGCTCCATCGAGACGCTCCTCTGCACCCCGGTCTCTCTCCGCCGCCTCTGGGAGGGGAAGGCCGTCGGGGTCGCCGTGCCGGCGTACCTGATGACCCTTGCCTCGGCCGCAGTGACCATTGCGGTGGTTTACACCTTGTCGAGCGCTCCTATAGCCGGCGAACCCCTGCTCATCCTTCACCTCGCGGTCGTCGTCCCGGTCTGGATCGCCGCTGCGGCGGGGCTCATCGGCGCGGCCCAGCTCGCGCTCGGGATGCGGGAGAACCAGATCCTCGGGTTCGTCTTCATCTTCGGGTTCATCTTCCTCATCGTCGTGCTCCAGGGCGTCACACCGGGCGGGGGCCTCTCGGTGACGACGGAGGGTATTTTCGCGGCAGCAGGGCTCGCGCTCCTCGCTCTCGCCCGCTTCATCGCCGGGAAGGTGACGAAGGAGCGGATCGTCCGGACGATCCCGTGA